From the Carya illinoinensis cultivar Pawnee chromosome 4, C.illinoinensisPawnee_v1, whole genome shotgun sequence genome, one window contains:
- the LOC122306479 gene encoding protein FAR1-RELATED SEQUENCE 5-like: MVSKFFYQYDKALNTRYLSEKEKDVKTKTLKPIMRTSYNIEEEASKIYTRKSFLIFQDELFNSQRFKAHKTHEEDGRKISWMGIAGKEKPAYEVTLGRENNTISCTCCKFEFIGFLCRHSLHVLAKKSVLDSVMQSYVLERWMMNAKSRIVNGICVDEGPLETVPSSLVMKHRLMRWFYLVAEMGSLSIKKYEHASRRIDNIHQELQLMNDDDCNTEGNVEPNSLQFLIARSATYCF, encoded by the coding sequence ATGGTAAGTAAATTCTTCTATCAATATGATAAAGCTTTGAATACCCGTTATCTCAGTGAGAAAGAGAAAGATGTGAAGACAAAAACATTGAAACCAATTATGAGAACTTCTTACAATATTGAAGAAGAAGCGTCCAAGATCTACACAAGAAAATCCTTTTTGATCTTCCAAGATGAGTTATTTAATAGCCAACGCTTCAAGGCACACAAAACACATGAGGAAGATGGTCGAAAAATTTCCTGGATGGGCATTGCGGGGAAAGAAAAGCCGGCATATGAAGTAACACTTGGTAGGGAGAACAACACTATTTCTTGTACATGTTGTAAGTTTGAATTTATTGGCTTCTTATGCCGGCACAGCCTACATGTTTTGGCAAAGAAAAGTGTTTTGGATAGTGTAATGCAGTCATATGTTttggagaggtggatgatgaatGCAAAAAGTCGCATCGTGAATGGGATATGCGTCGATGAGGGGCCATTGGAGACAGTCCCATCATCATTAGTGATGAAGCATCGTTTGATGAGATGGTTTTACTTGGTTGCAGAGATGGGGTCACTATCTATCAAGAAATATGAGCATGCTTCTAGGAGAATAGATAATATTCATCAAGAGCTTCAACTGATGAATGATGACGATTGTAACACGGAGGGAAATGTAGAGCCAAATAGTCTCCAATTTCTCATTGCAAGATCTGCCACATATTGTTTCTAA
- the LOC122306749 gene encoding anthocyanidin 3-O-glucosyltransferase 7-like, with protein MSQSSGKNQHVAVLAFPFGCHPWPLLNLASRLASAAPDVSFSFLNTAKSNQKLSATSGVHLPHNLKSYDVADGVPEGHVLTPGNPLEEVELFLEAAPESFRKGIDMAVAETGQQKITCILNDAFLVFGCDMAADMHVKWAPLYVPAPYDLSAHIYSALIHETYAKACGGGEVHGNGGAVGDLNPIDKTLDAIPGLSAMRFGDLPQEILQGNHSNSSSIFARTLRRIWEVLPRANAVVMNSFQELNSTILTDDLKSKFQDILYVGFLTLIVPTPPLPPSHSDATGCLPWLDEQKPTSVAYISFGTVAAVPPHEFAALAEALEASCVPFLWSLRENFKAFLPNGFLERTRKQGKIVPWAPQAHVLSHKAVGVYVTHCGYNSVFESIVGEVPMICRPILGDNKMNGRMVEDVWEIGVRVEGGVFTKKGMVKSLELVLGHGQHGRRMREKIRDLKELVVKAAGPDGIASKDFKTLLELISQ; from the coding sequence ATGAGTCAAAGCTCAGGAAAGAATCAACATGTTGCAGTTTTGGCATTTCCATTTGGCTGCCATCCCTGGCCTTTACTCAACCTAGCTTCCAGATTAGCATCGGCCGCCCCTGACGTGAGTTTCTCCTTCCTCAACACTGCCAAATCCAACCAAAAGCTCTCTGCCACCTCAGGAGTTCACCTCCCACACAACCTTAAATCCTACGATGTTGCGGATGGCGTGCCGGAGGGACATGTCCTCACTCCCGGGAATCCCCTCGAGGAAGTGGAGCTGTTCCTTGAGGCTGCACCTGAGAGCTTCCGAAAAGGCATCGATATGGCGGTGGCCGAGACTGGGCAGCAAAAGATCACCTGCATCTTGAACGACGCTTTCTTGGTCTTTGGCTGCGATATGGCTGCGGACATGCATGTAAAGTGGGCCCCTTTATACGTTCCCGCACCCTACGACCTCTCTGCCCACATTTACAGTGCTCTCATCCACGAGACTTATGCTAAAGCTTGCGGTGGCGGTGAAGTTCATGGTAATGGCGGTGCAGTGGGAGATCTAAACCCTATTGACAAGACCCTAGATGCCATTCCAGGACTCTCCGCAATGCGCTTCGGGGACTTACCCCAAGAAATACTTCAAGGTAATCACTCAAATTCTTCATCAATTTTCGCACGCACACTGCGCAGAATTTGGGAGGTCCTGCCACGAGCAAATGCTGTTGTCATGAACTCTTTCCAAGAACTAAACTCAACAATACTCACCGATGATCTCAAGTCCAAGTTCCAAGACATTCTGTACGTGGGTTTTCTCACATTAATAGTCCCAACTCCACCCCTACCCCCATCGCATTCAGACGCCACAGGCTGCCTCCCATGGTTGGACGAGCAAAAGCCAACATCGGTAGCATATATAAGCTTTGGAACAGTGGCGGCGGTGCCACCCCACGAGTTTGCAGCTTTAGCAGAGGCGTTGGAAGCGAGTTGCGTtccttttctttggtctcttagGGAAAATTTCAAAGCATTTCTGCCGAACGGGTTCCTCGAGAGGACAAGGAAGCAAGGAAAAATAGTTCCCTGGGCACCCCAGGCTCATGTCTTGTCACATAAAGCAGTAGGCGTGTACGTTACACACTGTGGATACAACTCTGTGTTTGAGAGCATTGTCGGAGAGGTTCCGATGATCTGCAGGCCGATCTTAGGCGACAATAAGATGAACGGACGGATGGTAGAGGACGTGTGGGAGATAGGGGTTAGGGTTGAGGGAGGGGTGTTTACAAAGAAGGGAATGGTCAAGAGCTTGGAGCTCGTTCTGGGACATGGTCAACATGGAAGGAGGATGAGGGAGAAGATCAGAGATCTTAAAGAGCTTGTTGTGAAAGCTGCCGGACCTGATGGGATTGCTTCCaaagatttcaaaactttgcttgAGCTAATCTCTCAATAA